A segment of the Gemmatimonadota bacterium genome:
ATGGGTGGGGTCCCGCTGCCGCCCGCTGGTCCGGCGCGGCGCGTATCCCGAGTCGCAGCTCGCCACCCGCGCGTTCGAGGGCGGTGCCCAGCTCGGCAGACAGCCGGAGCATTCGTTCCAGGATCTCCTCGAGCTCCGCGCCTCTGGCCAGATCGACGCGCGCATATTGGAGTCGGACCGGCAGCATGCGCAACTGGCGGGCGCGGCCCTCGTCCAGCTCGAGCAGGAAGAGGAAGGAGTGATCGTTCCGGAGCATTGGGTCGACGGCGTAGTCGTCGAGGAAATCGCCCGTGTCATAGAGGATGGGCTTTGAGCCGCTGAGCTCGACACCCTGGAAGATGTGCGCCGAGTGGCCGTGCACCAGGTCGACGCCGCGCTGCAGCGCGCCGTGGGCGAACTCGCGGAACTGGGCGGGAGGCCGCTCGACCATGTTGGGTCCCCAATGCAGCGACAGGATCACGAACTCCGCGCCCATGCTCCGCGCCG
Coding sequences within it:
- a CDS encoding CapA family protein, producing the protein PKVFHFGAPPEAVEVLRAAGIRLVCLAINHVLDFEEQGLFDTLAHLDAAGIARAGAGPDAAEAARPAVLQAGGVRVGLIAFTDNEPDWEAEPGRPGVNYMAIQPEPRALARVGDAAAAARSMGAEFVILSLHWGPNMVERPPAQFREFAHGALQRGVDLVHGHSAHIFQGVELSGSKPILYDTGDFLDDYAVDPMLRNDHSFLFLLELDEGRARQLRMLPVRLQYARVDLARGAELEEILERMLRLSAELGTALERAGGELRLGIRAAPDQRAAAGPHPSPGREG